A single genomic interval of Lactococcus sp. S-13 harbors:
- a CDS encoding DAK2 domain-containing protein codes for MSNINSSKFQEMIQAAASRLNEQAEYVNSLNVFPVPDGDTGTNMGMTITNGAKDVASKPAATVGEVAQILSKGLLMGARGNSGVILSQLFRGFAQYAKDYAELDGIHLAAALQNGVEVAYKAVMKPVEGTILTVSRGAAELAKRKTNETDDAIEVMTAALEGARKALAMTPDMLPVLKEVGVVDSGGQGLVYIYEGFLMALNGEFIPETPVAELGAMDRMVNVEHESVANASTADIKYGYCTEIMVELGKGPTAREGYDHDNFQAYLAGIGNSLLVVDDEEVVKVHVHTEDPGLVMQEGLKYGRLVKVKVDNMRLQNEGVAEKEAKASNVSTSTSKKDWGLIAIAAGDGLAEIFKEMGVNHVVSGGQTMNPSTEDILNAIDLVNAEKVIILPNNKNIFMAAKSAAEVAEIPVEVVETSTIPQGFTALLSFDPTRSIEENKAAMVDALADVQSGSVTTAIRDTNVDGIEIHKKDTLGMLNNKIVVSTRKMNDAIFAVFEQMIDEDSEIVAIYVGEEGKKANAEKIAKELEKKHPDLEIEIHDGKQPVYPYLFSVE; via the coding sequence GTGTCAAATATCAATTCAAGTAAATTTCAAGAAATGATTCAGGCCGCAGCCAGCCGCTTGAATGAGCAAGCTGAATATGTCAATTCACTTAATGTTTTCCCTGTACCAGACGGTGACACAGGAACAAACATGGGGATGACCATCACTAATGGGGCTAAAGATGTCGCTTCAAAACCAGCAGCTACTGTTGGGGAAGTCGCACAAATCCTCTCAAAAGGGTTACTCATGGGTGCACGTGGAAATTCTGGTGTTATTCTCAGTCAACTTTTCCGCGGTTTTGCTCAATACGCCAAAGACTATGCTGAACTTGATGGAATTCATCTCGCTGCCGCCTTACAAAATGGTGTTGAGGTAGCTTACAAAGCTGTTATGAAACCTGTTGAAGGGACGATTTTGACTGTTTCACGTGGAGCAGCCGAGCTTGCAAAACGCAAGACAAATGAAACCGATGATGCGATTGAAGTCATGACTGCCGCTCTTGAAGGAGCCAGAAAAGCACTGGCGATGACGCCAGATATGCTTCCCGTTCTCAAAGAAGTTGGTGTTGTGGACTCGGGCGGTCAAGGTTTGGTTTATATCTACGAAGGCTTCCTGATGGCACTTAATGGTGAGTTCATTCCTGAAACGCCTGTGGCTGAGCTTGGTGCAATGGATCGCATGGTTAATGTGGAGCACGAAAGTGTAGCGAATGCATCAACTGCCGATATCAAGTACGGTTATTGTACAGAAATTATGGTCGAGCTTGGCAAAGGGCCAACAGCCCGCGAAGGCTATGATCATGATAATTTCCAAGCTTACCTTGCCGGTATCGGAAACTCTCTTTTGGTCGTTGATGATGAAGAAGTTGTCAAAGTCCATGTCCATACTGAAGATCCAGGACTTGTCATGCAAGAAGGTTTGAAGTACGGACGTCTCGTTAAAGTCAAAGTAGACAATATGCGCCTGCAAAATGAAGGAGTGGCTGAAAAAGAAGCCAAAGCCTCTAACGTCTCGACTTCTACTTCTAAGAAAGATTGGGGACTCATTGCTATCGCTGCGGGCGATGGTTTGGCTGAGATTTTCAAAGAAATGGGTGTAAATCATGTTGTTTCTGGTGGACAAACCATGAACCCTTCAACTGAAGATATTTTGAATGCAATTGATCTAGTCAATGCTGAAAAAGTTATTATTTTACCAAATAATAAAAATATTTTTATGGCGGCAAAATCAGCTGCTGAAGTCGCTGAAATTCCTGTGGAAGTCGTGGAAACATCCACCATTCCTCAAGGTTTCACAGCCCTTTTGAGTTTCGATCCAACTCGCTCAATTGAAGAAAATAAAGCGGCAATGGTCGATGCACTCGCTGATGTGCAATCTGGTTCTGTCACTACTGCTATCCGTGATACCAACGTTGATGGTATCGAAATTCACAAAAAAGACACCTTGGGAATGTTGAATAACAAAATCGTTGTTTCAACGCGCAAGATGAATGATGCAATCTTTGCTGTTTTTGAGCAAATGATTGATGAAGATAGTGAAATTGTAGCGATTTATGTCGGTGAAGAGGGTAAAAAAGCTAACGCTGAAAAAATTGCTAAAGAATTAGAGAAAAAACATCCTGATCTTGAAATTGAGATTCATGATGGAAAACAACCCGTTTATCCATATCTTTTCTCTGTGGAATAA
- a CDS encoding Asp23/Gls24 family envelope stress response protein yields MSVTINNQHGNVDIATEVIATVVGASTTEIFGVVGMTSKSAVKDNVRSVLRQENYSKGVVVTTTDNETSIDVYVVISYGVKISEVAKNIQERVRFNLENQLGITASSVNVYVQNVKVVED; encoded by the coding sequence ATGAGTGTTACTATCAACAACCAACATGGTAACGTCGATATTGCTACCGAAGTCATTGCGACTGTCGTTGGTGCTTCGACGACTGAAATTTTCGGCGTCGTCGGCATGACCAGCAAATCAGCTGTTAAAGACAATGTCCGCAGCGTTTTGCGCCAAGAAAATTATTCAAAAGGGGTTGTGGTCACAACGACTGACAACGAAACGTCAATTGACGTCTATGTCGTCATTTCTTATGGTGTAAAAATCAGCGAAGTGGCAAAAAATATCCAAGAACGTGTACGTTTTAACCTTGAAAACCAACTCGGCATCACAGCAAGTAGCGTAAACGTGTACGTACAAAATGTGAAGGTGGTTGAAGACTAG
- the rpmB gene encoding 50S ribosomal protein L28 encodes MSKECYFTGRKTVSSNNRSHAMNQTKRVVKPNLQKVTILENGEIKTVWASAKALKKLPAGVERV; translated from the coding sequence ATGTCTAAAGAATGTTATTTTACTGGTCGTAAGACTGTTTCAAGTAACAACCGTTCACACGCGATGAACCAAACTAAACGTGTAGTTAAACCTAATCTTCAAAAAGTTACTATTCTTGAAAACGGCGAAATCAAAACTGTTTGGGCTTCAGCTAAAGCTTTGAAGAAATTGCCAGCAGGCGTTGAACGCGTATAA
- a CDS encoding DUF1129 domain-containing protein, producing the protein MENNIEELTGKNEEYIRSVTKQLMLIGKTDEEVKGILNEILPEIIEGQKNGILARKLLGAPTDFVHQYQPKTAVKKVNDKNEAAGLMWLDSALLFLGFISLLNGFTALLTSKEPVYRLVTTVLSAAVAGLVLYLMYRFFYRPKADGSRQQWNWKGFLATALAVLVWIGVTTFSNMLPESINLQVSAIVWIVIGALGLGARWLLKRQFNIQSALVAQPRK; encoded by the coding sequence ATGGAAAATAATATTGAAGAACTCACAGGAAAGAACGAAGAATACATTCGTTCAGTGACGAAACAGCTCATGCTTATTGGCAAAACAGATGAAGAAGTTAAGGGAATTTTAAATGAAATTCTACCAGAAATCATCGAAGGACAAAAAAATGGTATTCTTGCTCGTAAATTATTAGGTGCACCAACCGATTTTGTTCATCAATATCAGCCAAAAACAGCAGTCAAAAAAGTAAATGACAAAAATGAGGCTGCTGGTTTGATGTGGTTAGATAGTGCTCTACTTTTCTTAGGTTTTATCTCATTGCTCAATGGTTTCACGGCCCTTCTTACTTCCAAGGAACCTGTTTATCGTTTGGTGACAACGGTTCTCTCTGCAGCGGTTGCAGGGCTTGTCCTGTATTTGATGTATCGTTTCTTCTATCGTCCCAAAGCTGATGGAAGCCGTCAACAATGGAACTGGAAAGGCTTTTTGGCAACAGCCCTAGCTGTACTTGTCTGGATTGGGGTAACCACCTTCTCTAATATGCTTCCGGAATCAATCAATTTGCAAGTGTCAGCTATCGTTTGGATTGTCATCGGAGCGTTGGGACTTGGCGCACGCTGGCTGCTTAAACGTCAATTCAATATTCAATCTGCTCTGGTTGCTCAACCTAGAAAATAA
- the rfbA gene encoding glucose-1-phosphate thymidylyltransferase RfbA encodes MKGIILAGGSGTRLYPLTRAASKQLMPIYDKPMIYYPLSTLMLAGIKDILIISTPTDTPRFKELLQDGSEFGINLQYAVQPSPDGLAQAFIIGEEFIGDDNVALILGDNIYHGPGMSKMLQNAAAKEKGATVFGYHVPDPERFGVVEFDEDMNAMSIEEKPEAPKSNYAVTGLYFYDNDVVEIAKNIKPSPRGELEITDVNKAYLERGDLSVELMGRGFAWLDTGTHESLLEAAQYIETVQRMQNMQVANLEEIAYRMGYITADDVRNLAQPLKKNEYGQYLLRLIGDK; translated from the coding sequence ATGAAAGGGATTATTTTAGCAGGCGGTTCTGGAACGCGCCTTTACCCGCTTACTCGTGCAGCCTCAAAACAATTGATGCCAATTTACGATAAACCAATGATTTACTACCCATTGTCAACATTGATGTTGGCTGGGATTAAAGACATTTTGATTATCTCAACCCCTACGGATACACCACGTTTTAAAGAACTTTTGCAAGATGGTTCTGAATTTGGAATTAACCTTCAATACGCTGTGCAACCTTCTCCAGATGGTTTGGCGCAAGCTTTCATCATCGGCGAAGAATTTATCGGTGATGACAATGTGGCTTTGATTTTGGGAGATAACATTTATCATGGTCCGGGAATGTCTAAAATGCTTCAAAACGCTGCTGCTAAAGAAAAAGGGGCAACTGTCTTTGGCTATCACGTGCCAGACCCAGAACGTTTTGGTGTCGTTGAATTCGACGAAGACATGAATGCGATGTCTATTGAAGAAAAACCAGAAGCACCAAAATCAAATTATGCGGTAACTGGTCTTTACTTCTATGATAATGATGTCGTTGAAATTGCTAAAAATATCAAACCTTCTCCTCGTGGCGAATTGGAAATCACAGACGTGAACAAAGCTTACCTTGAACGTGGTGACTTGTCAGTTGAACTCATGGGACGTGGTTTTGCATGGCTTGATACAGGAACACACGAATCACTCCTTGAAGCTGCGCAATACATCGAAACTGTTCAACGGATGCAAAATATGCAAGTGGCAAACTTGGAAGAAATTGCCTACCGCATGGGTTATATCACCGCTGATGATGTTCGTAATTTGGCACAACCACTCAAGAAAAATGAGTATGGACAATACCTACTTCGTTTGATTGGAGATAAATAA
- a CDS encoding dTDP-4-dehydrorhamnose 3,5-epimerase family protein, translating into MTENFFGKTLASREISQIPGMLEFDIPVHGDNRGWFKENFQKEKMMPLGFPESFFAEGKLQNNVSFSRKNVLRGLHAEPWDKYISVADGGSVLGSWVDLREGETFGNVYQTVIDASKGIFVPRGVANGFQVLSDTVSYSYLVNDYWALELKPKYAFVNYADPSLGIKWEDVEHAEVSEADKNHPLLKDVTPLKAEEL; encoded by the coding sequence ATGACTGAGAACTTTTTCGGTAAGACACTTGCAAGCCGTGAAATTAGTCAAATTCCTGGAATGCTTGAATTTGACATTCCTGTCCATGGTGACAATCGTGGGTGGTTTAAAGAAAATTTCCAAAAAGAAAAAATGATGCCACTTGGTTTTCCAGAAAGCTTTTTTGCCGAAGGGAAATTACAAAACAATGTAAGTTTTTCTCGTAAAAATGTTTTGCGCGGGCTTCACGCGGAACCTTGGGATAAATACATTTCGGTAGCAGATGGCGGTTCTGTACTCGGTTCATGGGTGGATCTTCGCGAAGGTGAAACTTTCGGGAATGTTTATCAAACTGTGATTGATGCCAGCAAGGGAATCTTTGTTCCTCGCGGCGTAGCCAATGGTTTCCAAGTGCTTTCAGATACAGTGTCTTACAGTTATTTGGTTAATGATTATTGGGCGCTTGAGCTTAAACCTAAATACGCTTTTGTGAATTATGCTGATCCAAGTCTTGGAATTAAGTGGGAAGATGTTGAACACGCTGAGGTTTCTGAAGCTGACAAAAATCATCCCCTTTTGAAAGATGTAACACCGTTGAAAGCAGAAGAACTCTAA